The following nucleotide sequence is from uncultured Roseateles sp..
GGTGAGCGGCAACTGAACGCGATCCTCAATACGCATCTGCACTCCGACCATTGCGGCGGCAATGCCCGGCTGGTCGAGCATTTCCGGGCGCCATTGCTGATCCCGCCGGGCCAGTTTGAAGCCGCCAGCGAATGGGATGAGGCCCGTCTGAGCTTTCGCTCCACCGGCCAGCGCTGCGAGCGCTTCCACCCTGACAAACGCCTGATGCCAGGCAGTACCCTCAAGCTGGGCAACGGGCTGTGGCATGTGCTCGCGGCACCAGGACACGATCCCGACTCGGTGATTCTGTTTGAGTCGCAGAGCGGCACGCTGATTTCCGCCGACGCTTTGTGGGAGCACGGCTTCGGCATCGTCTTCCCTGAACTGAACGGCGAGTCCGGCTTCGATGAGGTCGAAGCGACGCTGGACCTGATCGCCAGTCTGCCGGTGGCGCGAGTGATTCCCGGCCATGGCCCCGCCTTTGACGACACGCCCAAGGCCGTGGCCGAGGCGCGCCGACGCCTGCAAGGCTTTAGGCAAGACCCGCTGCGACACGCACGCTATGCGGCCAAGGCCCTGCTGAAATTCCATCTGATCGAAGTGCGCCAGCAAAGTCTTGCCGACCTAAACACCTGGCTGGCCAGCACCGAAGTGCATGGCGCGTTGTGGCATCGGTATTTCGCCAATCAGACCATTGAGGCGTGGACGCTTGAGGTTCTGCAGGACTTGCAGCGCAGCGCAGCCATCTGCATCGCCGACGGCATTGTTTTCGACCGCTAGAGACTCAAGCCCGCGGGGTGCCTCGACAAATCAAATCGGAAATGGAAAAAGCCCAAGCATTGCTGCTTGGGCTTTTCGATTAATAGCCTGACGATGACCTACTTTCACACGGGAACCCGCACTATCATCGGCGCTGAGTCATTTCACTGTCCTGTTCGGGATGGGAAGGAGTGGGACCAACTCGCTATGGTCATCAGGCTTAACTGGTTGGCTTACTGATCCGCTTGGCGGATCAACAAACCCAATTTGTAGAGTCTTTGGCGATTGTATCTCATAACCATCTGCTTGGGTAGATACC
It contains:
- a CDS encoding MBL fold metallo-hydrolase — its product is MTPDLDLIVLQRGWLSSNNVVIGDGEDSAVVVDTGYCTHAEQTLSLVQTALGERQLNAILNTHLHSDHCGGNARLVEHFRAPLLIPPGQFEAASEWDEARLSFRSTGQRCERFHPDKRLMPGSTLKLGNGLWHVLAAPGHDPDSVILFESQSGTLISADALWEHGFGIVFPELNGESGFDEVEATLDLIASLPVARVIPGHGPAFDDTPKAVAEARRRLQGFRQDPLRHARYAAKALLKFHLIEVRQQSLADLNTWLASTEVHGALWHRYFANQTIEAWTLEVLQDLQRSAAICIADGIVFDR